One uncultured Gellertiella sp. genomic window carries:
- a CDS encoding response regulator — MDEFLTAATDMQSPLLDILCDALPAGLLVYDRNDLITFASRQILNFFSLPTDVMLPGTRLRDFLGAVFDTRPRSAEPGRGAVSREDWIAERLASHWRERSDLVENHSYGRWVRFVKRRFPNGSGICIMTDVSEHHKREEQWRSDLARVQLTEEILDNLPFPVFVKDQGLAYVAINRAFCHLRGLEAVEILGRTVFDFAPRPVAEVFDAADRQVLETGDMVTVPERLVSPDGGEISVITRKLRIGKPGRHYLLTTMEDITELSAGLAADEGAENWPATKFDPAQFPNVERGDPYLSTLLAEARVKPIETILPERFHGRRVLLVSSDVTVAAQAERVFNRLSVEFCCVTSALEQEAFLRTAGECGVDIDVLVIDSQMESRSIELAEHHGINVLVMDGYHMAGELSYQLVRHFNSPWGRQRQQDRNPLADWDIETIVAEPHLALSMVDVLVVEDNPVNQIVFSQILEGLGHSWRIAETGEEALKLAPDLMPRLVLIDQTLPGLSGLELARRLGESDCGLADIPLIGVIVAGQEPDRAACLAAGMCDTLMKPVSPETLETLLRSHLGADTRAVAAA, encoded by the coding sequence ATGGATGAGTTCCTGACTGCCGCGACGGACATGCAGTCGCCGCTGCTCGACATTCTGTGTGACGCACTGCCCGCCGGGCTGCTGGTCTATGACCGCAATGACCTGATCACCTTTGCCTCCAGGCAGATCCTGAATTTCTTCTCGCTGCCAACCGATGTGATGTTGCCCGGAACGCGGCTGCGCGATTTTCTCGGTGCCGTCTTCGACACCCGGCCGCGCAGTGCCGAACCCGGTCGCGGCGCGGTCAGCCGGGAGGACTGGATCGCCGAGCGGCTGGCCAGCCATTGGCGGGAACGGTCCGATCTGGTGGAAAACCACAGCTATGGCCGCTGGGTCCGCTTCGTCAAGCGGCGTTTTCCGAATGGCAGCGGCATCTGCATCATGACGGATGTCTCCGAACACCACAAACGCGAGGAACAATGGCGCAGCGACCTCGCGCGCGTTCAACTGACCGAGGAAATTCTCGACAACCTGCCTTTCCCCGTCTTCGTCAAGGATCAGGGCCTTGCCTATGTGGCGATCAACCGCGCCTTCTGCCACCTGCGTGGTCTGGAGGCCGTCGAGATCCTCGGGCGGACCGTTTTTGATTTTGCCCCGCGGCCCGTTGCCGAGGTGTTTGACGCGGCGGACCGCCAGGTGCTGGAAACCGGCGATATGGTGACCGTGCCCGAGCGGCTGGTCAGCCCGGATGGCGGGGAAATCTCGGTGATCACCCGCAAACTCCGGATCGGCAAGCCCGGTCGCCATTACCTGCTGACGACGATGGAAGACATTACCGAACTGTCGGCGGGACTGGCGGCGGACGAGGGGGCGGAAAACTGGCCCGCCACCAAGTTCGATCCAGCCCAGTTCCCGAATGTCGAGCGGGGCGATCCCTATCTCTCGACCCTGCTGGCCGAAGCCCGGGTGAAACCCATCGAAACCATCCTGCCCGAGCGGTTCCATGGCAGGCGCGTGCTGCTGGTGTCTTCCGATGTCACCGTCGCCGCCCAGGCCGAACGGGTCTTCAATCGGCTGAGCGTCGAATTCTGCTGCGTCACCAGCGCCCTCGAACAGGAAGCTTTCCTGCGCACCGCCGGTGAATGCGGGGTCGATATCGACGTGCTGGTGATTGATTCGCAGATGGAATCGCGCAGCATCGAACTGGCCGAACATCACGGCATCAATGTGCTGGTGATGGATGGCTACCATATGGCGGGCGAATTGTCCTATCAGCTGGTCCGCCACTTCAACAGTCCCTGGGGTCGCCAGCGCCAGCAGGACCGCAATCCGCTGGCGGACTGGGACATCGAAACCATCGTCGCCGAGCCGCATCTGGCGCTGAGCATGGTCGATGTGCTGGTTGTCGAGGACAACCCGGTCAACCAGATCGTCTTTTCCCAGATCCTCGAAGGCCTCGGTCACTCCTGGCGGATTGCCGAAACCGGCGAAGAGGCGCTGAAACTTGCCCCGGACCTGATGCCGCGCCTTGTTCTCATCGATCAGACCCTGCCCGGACTGTCGGGACTGGAACTGGCACGGCGCCTGGGCGAGAGCGACTGCGGGCTCGCCGACATCCCGCTGATCGGCGTCATTGTCGCCGGTCAGGAACCGGACCGGGCAGCCTGCCTTGCAGCGGGCATGTGCGATACGCTGATGAAGCCGGTCAGCCCCGAGACGCTCGAAACCCTGCTGCGCAGCCATCTCGGTGCGGACACCAGAGCCGTGGCCGCAGCCTGA
- a CDS encoding N-6 DNA methylase, with product MAGPVQIVDERTSGFADFWTIRHAAARLQAGREMARTWSERVREDRRQAAVWSFIAQAVDAYVEKARATNGRAAVTPLSLSLTYLLDSSASELAHMLGRAAAALPIEDACYQLSACYTAMLPQSIRSAWGAYYTPPALTERLLTLSTEAGVDWVTARVLDPACGGGAFLLPVAMKMREAMPALDAGALLEHFATHLKGLEIDPFAAWLTQVWLEIAFAREMAAAGKPFPQVVSQCNSLEQAPVASFDLVIGNPPYGRLKLDEALRATYRRSLFGHANLYGLFSDLALRWCSRQGVIAYVTPTSFLAGEYFKTLRHLIADEAPPWAMDFVTARRGVFDDVLQETMLTVYRKGAVAKPAKVHFLSVGKSAEVTHAGQFALPHRASDPWLVPRHFGDEALIDQMNAMPSRLRDWGYKVSTGPLVWNRYKSQFRVEEGEGTYPVIWAESVSFEGEFCFRAQKRNHLPYFCPGQADGWLKVTQSCVLLQRTTSKEQVRRLIAAELPEAFIRAHGAVIVENHLNMIKPIDGKPGVSPGVVAALMNSRIADRAFRCISGSVAVSAFELEALPLPAAEDMRKLEQLVADKASRQRIEVELQRLYGITLP from the coding sequence ATGGCGGGACCGGTACAAATTGTTGATGAAAGGACCTCCGGGTTTGCCGATTTTTGGACAATCCGGCATGCCGCCGCCCGTTTGCAGGCTGGGCGTGAGATGGCGCGGACCTGGAGCGAGCGGGTCCGGGAGGATCGTCGACAGGCTGCCGTCTGGTCTTTCATTGCCCAGGCGGTGGACGCTTATGTCGAGAAAGCCAGAGCGACAAATGGCAGGGCGGCGGTTACGCCACTTTCACTGTCCCTTACATATTTGCTGGACAGTTCCGCTTCGGAACTTGCCCATATGCTGGGCAGAGCAGCGGCAGCATTGCCGATTGAGGATGCATGCTATCAATTGAGCGCCTGTTATACGGCGATGCTGCCCCAGTCCATTCGAAGCGCTTGGGGTGCCTACTATACGCCTCCTGCCTTGACCGAACGGCTTCTCACCCTGTCGACAGAGGCAGGTGTGGACTGGGTGACTGCACGCGTACTGGATCCCGCCTGTGGCGGGGGGGCATTTTTGCTGCCTGTGGCAATGAAAATGCGCGAGGCGATGCCTGCCCTCGATGCAGGAGCGCTGCTGGAGCACTTCGCCACGCACCTAAAGGGACTTGAAATAGACCCTTTTGCGGCCTGGCTGACCCAGGTTTGGCTGGAAATTGCCTTTGCCCGTGAAATGGCGGCGGCTGGCAAGCCGTTTCCGCAGGTGGTCAGCCAGTGCAATTCGCTGGAACAGGCACCCGTCGCCAGTTTTGATCTCGTCATCGGCAATCCGCCCTATGGTCGGCTGAAACTCGATGAAGCGTTGCGAGCCACCTATCGACGCAGCCTCTTTGGCCATGCGAATCTGTACGGGCTGTTTTCGGACCTCGCCCTGCGCTGGTGCTCCCGGCAAGGCGTCATCGCCTATGTAACGCCGACGAGCTTTCTGGCCGGAGAATATTTCAAGACCTTGCGGCACCTCATCGCCGATGAAGCGCCGCCATGGGCAATGGATTTCGTGACGGCGCGGCGGGGGGTATTTGATGATGTACTGCAGGAAACAATGTTGACTGTCTACCGCAAAGGGGCCGTTGCAAAGCCTGCCAAAGTTCATTTTCTCTCCGTAGGCAAGAGTGCGGAGGTAACCCACGCGGGACAGTTTGCCCTGCCTCACAGGGCTTCCGATCCATGGCTTGTGCCACGACATTTCGGCGACGAGGCGCTGATCGATCAGATGAATGCGATGCCGTCCCGGCTGCGTGACTGGGGTTACAAAGTATCAACCGGGCCGCTGGTGTGGAACCGGTACAAGAGCCAGTTCAGGGTTGAGGAAGGCGAGGGCACCTATCCGGTCATCTGGGCTGAATCCGTAAGTTTTGAGGGTGAATTTTGCTTCCGCGCCCAGAAGCGCAACCATCTGCCATATTTTTGTCCCGGGCAGGCAGACGGATGGCTCAAGGTCACGCAATCTTGTGTGCTGTTGCAGCGCACCACATCCAAGGAGCAGGTCCGTCGCCTGATTGCCGCAGAACTGCCCGAGGCATTTATTCGGGCCCATGGCGCGGTAATTGTGGAGAACCATTTGAACATGATCAAGCCGATTGATGGCAAGCCCGGGGTGTCGCCTGGCGTCGTGGCCGCGCTGATGAATTCCAGGATTGCGGACCGGGCCTTCCGCTGCATCAGCGGCAGTGTGGCCGTCTCGGCCTTTGAACTGGAAGCACTGCCCCTGCCTGCGGCGGAAGACATGCGGAAACTGGAGCAATTGGTCGCCGACAAGGCATCAAGGCAAAGGATCGAAGTCGAACTCCAACGGCTTTATGGAATCACTCTGCCATGA
- a CDS encoding branched-chain amino acid aminotransferase: MNDMTTLPEFTIEPHPAPVSAADRGKLMEALGFGKVFTDHMVLVRWSPDKGWHDAKVTARRPLEIDPASAVLHYAQEIFEGLKAYKAADGRVLLFRPEQNAQRFNQSASRMAMPEVPEALFIKAIEALVQTDRAWIPSGDASLYLRPFMFANEAFLGVRPANEYIFCVIASPVGAYFKGGSKAVSLWVETHYTRAATGGTGAAKCGGNYAGSLVAQAVAARHGCDQVVFLDAAEHKWIEELGGMNVFFVMDDNTLVTPPLGTILPGITRKSIMTIAAERGLKVIERLYSFAEWQQDATSGRLKEAFACGTAAVLAGIGKVRHADGEFAIGDGETGPLTQSIREELVKIQTGQTNDGHGWVREVRV; encoded by the coding sequence ATGAACGACATGACGACACTGCCCGAATTCACCATCGAGCCGCATCCGGCCCCGGTGTCCGCGGCCGACCGTGGCAAGCTGATGGAAGCGCTTGGCTTCGGCAAGGTGTTTACCGACCATATGGTGCTGGTGCGCTGGAGCCCGGACAAGGGCTGGCACGATGCCAAGGTCACGGCCCGCAGGCCGCTCGAAATCGATCCGGCGAGCGCCGTCCTGCATTACGCCCAGGAAATCTTCGAGGGCCTGAAGGCCTACAAGGCTGCCGATGGCCGCGTGCTCCTGTTCCGGCCGGAACAAAATGCCCAGCGTTTCAACCAGTCGGCCTCGCGTATGGCGATGCCGGAAGTGCCGGAAGCGCTGTTCATCAAGGCCATCGAAGCGCTGGTCCAGACCGACCGGGCCTGGATTCCGTCGGGCGATGCCAGCCTCTATCTCCGCCCCTTCATGTTTGCCAACGAGGCCTTCCTCGGGGTGCGCCCGGCGAACGAGTATATCTTCTGCGTCATCGCCTCGCCGGTCGGTGCCTATTTCAAGGGCGGCAGCAAGGCCGTGTCGCTGTGGGTCGAGACCCATTATACCCGTGCGGCAACCGGCGGCACCGGTGCTGCGAAATGCGGCGGCAATTATGCAGGCAGCCTCGTTGCCCAGGCGGTTGCGGCAAGGCATGGCTGCGACCAGGTGGTGTTTCTCGATGCCGCCGAGCACAAGTGGATCGAGGAACTCGGCGGCATGAACGTGTTCTTCGTCATGGATGACAACACGCTCGTCACCCCGCCGCTCGGCACCATCCTGCCCGGCATCACCCGCAAGTCGATCATGACCATTGCCGCCGAGCGCGGCCTCAAGGTCATCGAGCGGCTCTATTCCTTCGCCGAATGGCAGCAGGACGCGACCTCGGGTCGCCTGAAGGAAGCCTTCGCCTGCGGCACCGCCGCCGTGCTAGCCGGCATCGGCAAGGTCCGCCACGCCGACGGCGAATTCGCCATCGGCGACGGCGAAACCGGTCCGCTCACCCAGTCGATCCGCGAGGAACTGGTGAAGATCCAGACCGGCCAGACCAATGACGGCCACGGCTGGGTCCGCGAAGTCAGGGTCTGA
- a CDS encoding HAD family hydrolase, which yields MTKTTTIRGILFDKDGTLLDYARSWLPVNRELAEFAACGDPVLAARLLRETGMDPETGHVVPDSLLAAGNTQEIAAGLVGAGSPLDAESIVAHLDGLFASAASRAVPVTDLKAFFENLHGKGYKLGIASSDNERSIRHTAERFGFAHLVHYVAGYDSGYGVKPEPGMVLGFSAATGLPVEEIAVVGDNNHDLHMGRAAGAGLNVGVLTGTGSRESLSAASDHCLNDITELESVLPVLVVV from the coding sequence ATGACCAAGACCACCACCATTCGCGGTATCCTGTTCGACAAGGATGGCACGCTTCTCGACTATGCCAGGAGCTGGCTGCCGGTGAACCGCGAACTTGCCGAATTTGCCGCCTGTGGCGACCCCGTGCTTGCCGCCCGGCTGCTGCGCGAAACCGGCATGGACCCGGAGACCGGCCATGTCGTGCCCGACAGCCTGCTTGCAGCGGGCAATACCCAGGAAATTGCCGCAGGACTGGTGGGCGCGGGCTCGCCGCTCGATGCGGAAAGCATCGTTGCCCATCTCGACGGGCTGTTTGCCTCCGCCGCCAGCCGCGCCGTGCCGGTGACCGATCTCAAGGCCTTTTTTGAAAACCTGCATGGCAAGGGCTACAAGCTCGGCATTGCCTCCAGCGACAACGAACGCTCGATCCGCCACACGGCGGAACGCTTCGGCTTTGCCCATCTGGTGCATTATGTCGCGGGCTATGACAGCGGCTATGGCGTCAAGCCGGAACCGGGCATGGTGCTCGGCTTCAGCGCCGCAACCGGCCTGCCGGTCGAAGAAATCGCCGTCGTCGGCGACAACAACCACGACCTCCACATGGGCCGCGCCGCAGGCGCGGGCCTCAATGTCGGCGTGCTCACCGGCACCGGCTCCCGCGAAAGCCTGAGCGCTGCCAGCGACCACTGCCTGAACGACATCACCGAGCTTGAAAGCGTGCTGCCGGTTCTGGTGGTGGTTTGA
- a CDS encoding BsuBI/PstI family type II restriction endonuclease encodes MMDLLSWPDIQLRLRDVFPEGTPHRNNAIWDIAAKTVFVMIYVDAVEGRHVWLRPDQVRRMTDAQAVLRSEEERKAWAKASVKPSKSDIPGNWYAVNTRESIRDDTIRNALVVNGAIVERPGLATTSPAGRYALQSEFADLFRPDLVGLELREAITAWRARHLNPGALMRIAIMQKGASVGGDRVLVTFPSGETQRMSPGPSSELTRAVIEVFAPRFLQVPAVVFLSESREKVVARHDELARQIGLNIAADRNLPDIILADIAPEHPRLVFVEVVASDGPISEQRKSALLQISDKAGFPREHIAFVTAYPDRSRAAFRKTVDILAWGSFAWFASEPDHLLHLDNHAQLVWTSARLPDEANGS; translated from the coding sequence ATGATGGACCTGCTGTCATGGCCTGACATTCAACTCCGGCTGCGGGATGTTTTTCCCGAGGGAACTCCGCATCGAAACAACGCGATATGGGATATCGCGGCGAAAACTGTATTCGTCATGATCTATGTTGACGCGGTTGAAGGACGGCATGTCTGGCTGCGTCCGGACCAGGTTAGACGCATGACCGATGCCCAGGCTGTTCTGCGCAGTGAAGAGGAACGAAAGGCGTGGGCAAAGGCCTCGGTAAAGCCCTCCAAATCCGATATTCCTGGAAACTGGTATGCGGTGAATACGCGGGAATCCATCCGTGATGACACGATCCGCAATGCGCTGGTCGTGAACGGTGCCATTGTCGAGCGACCCGGACTGGCCACCACGTCGCCCGCCGGACGCTATGCCCTTCAATCCGAATTCGCGGACCTGTTCCGGCCCGACCTCGTCGGACTGGAACTGCGCGAGGCGATAACGGCCTGGCGTGCCAGGCACCTTAATCCCGGCGCACTGATGCGGATCGCCATCATGCAGAAGGGTGCCTCCGTCGGAGGCGACCGTGTTCTGGTTACCTTCCCGAGTGGCGAAACCCAACGCATGTCGCCCGGACCAAGCTCGGAATTGACCCGCGCTGTCATCGAAGTCTTTGCACCACGATTCCTGCAGGTTCCGGCGGTCGTATTTCTCAGCGAAAGCCGTGAGAAGGTTGTCGCTCGCCATGATGAACTGGCACGGCAGATTGGCTTGAACATCGCTGCCGACCGGAACCTTCCGGACATCATCCTTGCAGATATCGCCCCCGAGCATCCGCGTTTGGTGTTTGTCGAAGTCGTGGCCTCTGACGGCCCGATATCGGAACAGCGCAAGTCCGCCCTGCTGCAAATTTCCGACAAGGCGGGTTTTCCCCGTGAGCATATCGCTTTTGTCACTGCCTATCCGGACAGAAGCCGCGCCGCGTTCAGGAAGACCGTGGATATTCTGGCATGGGGGAGTTTTGCCTGGTTTGCCAGCGAACCGGACCACTTGCTTCATTTGGACAATCATGCACAGCTTGTATGGACATCGGCACGTCTCCCGGATGAAGCGAACGGGTCATAA
- a CDS encoding flagellar basal body protein codes for MSLSAIMGIAVSGLQAQSTRVAAIANNVANSDTPGYRRLRTDMTAGNPGVSARVTADGDGDVDPTGEMTGMIEAGESFAANASVFDTGASLWDMLLSMKRD; via the coding sequence ATGAGCCTGTCTGCCATCATGGGTATTGCCGTATCGGGCCTGCAGGCGCAGTCGACCCGGGTTGCGGCCATTGCCAACAATGTTGCCAACAGCGACACGCCGGGCTACCGCCGCTTGCGCACCGACATGACGGCGGGCAATCCCGGCGTTTCGGCGCGTGTGACGGCGGACGGGGATGGCGATGTCGATCCCACGGGCGAGATGACCGGGATGATCGAGGCCGGGGAAAGTTTTGCGGCAAATGCCTCGGTCTTCGACACCGGTGCCAGCCTCTGGGACATGCTGCTGTCGATGAAGCGGGATTGA
- the mutL gene encoding DNA mismatch repair endonuclease MutL, which yields MSVKQLSETLINQIAAGEVIERPASAAKELIENAIDAGASRIEIATGGGGKTLLRVTDNGCGMGPEDLELAIRRHCTSKISTSLMDIRTLGFRGEALPSIGSVARLSVTSRRPGDGAALRIEVEGGKVSAPRPAPHNPGTTVEVRDLFFATPARLKFLKTERAEAGAITEVVKRMAIAFPAIRFVLSGSDRTTLEFPGCGDDSLARMAQVLGAEFRDNAIAVEAGREEVSLSGFAGVPTFNRGNSAHQYAFVNGRPVQDKLILQSIRAAYADTVPQGRYPVAVLSLSLDPDLVDVNVHPAKSDVRFRDPGLIRGLIIGGLREVLSREGSRAATTGAASMMSAFRPGFSPFHRSPQPSQPWSPGQSPSRPLAAGGPGFQGVLSEAGQSTFAQAAPPSARLDAGSATGEPAGPDYPLGAARAQLHQNYIIAQTQDGLVIVDQHAAHERLVYEGLKKSLESRERAAQMLLIPEIIDLPEEDCDRLMQHAEGFSAMGLGIERFGPGAIAVRETPAMLGEVNAVGLIRQLADEIAEWDQAASLPAKLDYVAATMACHGSVRSGRRLRAEEMNALLREMEATPGSGQCNHGRPTYIELKLADIERLFGR from the coding sequence ATGTCCGTCAAACAGCTGTCCGAAACCCTGATCAACCAGATTGCCGCCGGCGAGGTCATCGAACGACCGGCCAGTGCCGCCAAGGAACTGATCGAAAATGCCATCGATGCCGGGGCAAGCCGCATCGAGATTGCCACCGGTGGCGGCGGCAAGACCCTGCTGCGCGTTACCGACAACGGCTGCGGCATGGGGCCGGAGGATCTGGAGCTGGCGATCCGCCGCCATTGCACCTCGAAGATCTCCACCTCGCTCATGGATATCCGCACCCTCGGCTTTCGCGGCGAGGCCCTGCCCTCGATCGGTTCGGTCGCGCGCCTGTCGGTGACCAGCCGCAGGCCGGGCGACGGCGCGGCGCTGCGCATCGAGGTCGAGGGCGGCAAGGTCTCCGCGCCCCGCCCCGCCCCCCACAATCCCGGCACCACGGTCGAGGTGCGCGACCTGTTCTTTGCCACCCCGGCACGGCTGAAATTCCTGAAGACGGAACGGGCCGAGGCGGGGGCGATCACCGAGGTGGTGAAGCGGATGGCGATTGCCTTTCCGGCGATCCGTTTCGTGCTGTCGGGTTCCGACCGCACCACGCTCGAATTTCCCGGCTGCGGCGACGACAGCCTCGCCCGCATGGCGCAGGTGCTGGGGGCGGAGTTCCGCGACAATGCGATTGCCGTCGAGGCGGGGCGCGAGGAAGTGTCGCTGTCGGGCTTTGCCGGTGTCCCTACCTTCAACCGCGGCAACAGCGCCCATCAATATGCCTTCGTCAATGGCCGCCCGGTGCAGGACAAGCTGATCCTGCAATCGATCCGCGCCGCCTATGCCGATACGGTGCCGCAGGGCCGCTATCCGGTCGCGGTCCTGTCGCTGAGCCTTGATCCCGACCTGGTCGACGTCAATGTCCATCCGGCAAAATCAGACGTGCGTTTCCGTGATCCCGGCCTGATCCGGGGGCTGATCATCGGGGGCTTGCGCGAAGTGCTGTCGCGCGAGGGGTCGCGGGCGGCAACGACAGGGGCGGCCTCGATGATGTCGGCCTTCCGGCCCGGCTTTTCGCCCTTTCACCGCAGCCCGCAGCCGTCGCAGCCCTGGTCGCCCGGCCAGTCGCCGAGCCGGCCGCTCGCGGCGGGTGGTCCGGGCTTTCAGGGCGTGCTGTCGGAGGCGGGGCAGTCGACCTTTGCGCAGGCGGCTCCCCCCTCTGCCCGGCTCGATGCCGGTTCAGCCACCGGCGAACCAGCCGGGCCCGACTATCCGCTGGGCGCTGCCCGCGCGCAGTTGCACCAGAATTACATCATTGCCCAGACCCAGGACGGGCTTGTCATCGTCGACCAGCATGCCGCCCATGAAAGGCTGGTCTACGAAGGCCTGAAGAAGAGTCTCGAATCGCGCGAGCGCGCCGCCCAGATGCTGCTGATCCCGGAGATCATCGACCTGCCGGAAGAAGACTGCGACCGGCTGATGCAGCATGCGGAGGGATTTTCGGCGATGGGCCTCGGCATCGAGCGCTTCGGACCCGGCGCGATTGCGGTGCGCGAGACGCCTGCCATGCTCGGCGAGGTCAATGCGGTCGGGCTGATCCGCCAGCTTGCCGACGAGATTGCCGAATGGGACCAGGCCGCCTCGCTTCCCGCCAAGCTCGATTATGTCGCCGCCACCATGGCCTGCCACGGCTCGGTGCGTTCGGGACGGCGGCTGCGGGCGGAGGAGATGAATGCGCTGCTGCGCGAAATGGAGGCCACCCCCGGCTCCGGCCAGTGCAATCACGGTCGTCCGACCTATATCGAACTCAAGCTTGCCGATATCGAGCGGCTGTTCGGCCGCTGA
- a CDS encoding DUF2093 domain-containing protein, producing MNRFDGGGNREAKIRYLDGDFQILLPGSHVICAMTGRAIPLEELRYWSVARQEPYVDVTASCEAEKRAGALPVQTAAR from the coding sequence ATGAACCGGTTTGACGGCGGCGGCAACCGCGAGGCGAAGATCAGGTATCTCGACGGCGATTTCCAGATCCTGCTGCCGGGCTCGCACGTGATCTGCGCCATGACCGGCCGGGCCATTCCGCTCGAAGAACTGCGCTACTGGAGCGTCGCAAGGCAGGAACCCTATGTCGATGTCACGGCTTCCTGCGAGGCCGAAAAGCGGGCCGGAGCCCTGCCGGTGCAGACCGCCGCCCGCTGA
- the lpxK gene encoding tetraacyldisaccharide 4'-kinase: MVSESPPFWWMRPDWRAISLYPLSLIYGSIAGYRMRRGRRALLAVPVICAGNLTAGGAGKTPTALALAKAARARGHVPGFLSRGYGGGLDVTTLVDPHHHRADAVGDEPLLLAREALTVISRRRLDGARMLIAQGATLIIMDDGFQSATLGLDYALVVVDSLRAIGNGFVIPAGPVRAPMAEQFRHMTALLKVGDGDGADFLVRRAARAGMPVMSARLEPRPMPELQGCRVLAFAGIADPDKFFRTAQSLGAEIVERRHFPDHSHLEPDQIADLLATAARDNLTLITTAKDHVRLKGHSGLAAELAGRALVVEVEMQFDDPRAPRQIIDRATDAARARLLVAKK, translated from the coding sequence ATGGTATCGGAATCCCCACCCTTCTGGTGGATGCGGCCTGACTGGCGGGCGATCTCGCTTTATCCCCTGTCGCTGATCTATGGCTCCATTGCGGGCTATCGCATGCGGCGGGGCAGGCGGGCGCTTCTGGCGGTGCCGGTGATCTGCGCCGGGAATCTTACCGCTGGTGGCGCGGGCAAGACGCCGACGGCGCTGGCGCTGGCGAAGGCGGCAAGGGCGAGGGGCCATGTGCCGGGGTTCCTGAGCCGGGGCTATGGCGGCGGGCTCGATGTCACCACGCTTGTCGATCCCCATCACCACCGCGCCGATGCGGTCGGCGACGAACCGCTGCTGCTGGCGCGCGAGGCGCTGACCGTCATTTCCCGGCGCAGGCTCGACGGTGCCCGGATGCTGATCGCGCAAGGGGCGACGCTGATCATCATGGATGACGGCTTCCAGAGTGCGACGCTCGGGCTCGATTACGCGCTGGTGGTGGTCGACAGCCTGAGGGCCATCGGCAACGGCTTCGTCATTCCCGCCGGACCGGTGCGCGCGCCGATGGCGGAACAGTTTCGCCACATGACGGCGCTTCTGAAGGTCGGTGATGGCGATGGCGCGGATTTTCTGGTGCGCCGCGCCGCACGCGCGGGCATGCCGGTGATGAGTGCCCGTCTGGAGCCAAGGCCGATGCCGGAGCTTCAAGGGTGCCGGGTGCTGGCCTTTGCGGGCATTGCCGATCCGGACAAGTTTTTCCGCACCGCCCAAAGCCTCGGGGCCGAGATTGTCGAGCGCCGGCATTTCCCCGATCACAGCCATCTCGAACCCGACCAGATCGCCGATCTGCTGGCGACGGCGGCCCGCGACAACCTGACCCTCATCACCACCGCCAAGGATCATGTCCGGCTGAAGGGCCATTCGGGGCTTGCCGCCGAACTGGCGGGCCGGGCGCTGGTGGTCGAGGTCGAGATGCAGTTCGACGATCCCCGCGCACCGAGGCAGATTATCGACCGGGCGACGGATGCGGCGCGGGCGCGGCTGCTTGTCGCGAAGAAATGA